A single window of Aspergillus puulaauensis MK2 DNA, chromosome 5, nearly complete sequence DNA harbors:
- a CDS encoding uncharacterized protein (COG:F;~EggNog:ENOG410PI1G;~InterPro:IPR018228,IPR011059,IPR017593,IPR006680, IPR032466;~MEROPS:MER0005767;~PFAM:PF01979;~SECRETED:SignalP(1-24);~go_function: GO:0004038 - allantoinase activity [Evidence IEA];~go_function: GO:0008270 - zinc ion binding [Evidence IEA];~go_function: GO:0016787 - hydrolase activity [Evidence IEA];~go_function: GO:0016810 - hydrolase activity, acting on carbon-nitrogen (but not peptide) bonds [Evidence IEA];~go_function: GO:0016888 - endodeoxyribonuclease activity, producing 5'-phosphomonoesters [Evidence IEA];~go_function: GO:0050897 - cobalt ion binding [Evidence IEA];~go_process: GO:0000256 - allantoin catabolic process [Evidence IEA]): MNLFNGRLSLYILTFFCWISIISDQPLTSATNSSYSSDSFTVLASSRAVVSGQLTPATVVISRVTGKITAVFETVLPATDFPEGISYTDYSPYVLLPGLIDTHVHLNQPGRTEWEGFYTGTQAAAFGGVTTVVDMPLNAIPPTTTVANLKEKVAAAQGKCWVDAGFFGGVIPGNSHELKALVHEGVRGFKGFLIDSGVDEFPAVNASDIKKAMAELADEPTTLMFHAEKEPHDEPPPPTGPVDQYWTYLASRPSTYETGAIAEVLSLAHLAPQLALHIVHLSAMEAIPMLRKARAQGVPITAETCFHYLSLAAEQIRAGDTRYKCSPPIRSQENQDALWAELARYPDDGVIQTVVSDHSPCTPELKLLPQHIPPYTYASSDSHNGSFLTAWGGVSSVGMGLPILWTEFSRRDDLSSAPEGESANRALQDIVRLCCMNTAAQVGLEKQKGDLAVGMDADICVFDDKAEWVVEPSTMLFRNKVSPYQGQKLRGVVRETWLRGQRIFTRAAGFSENKPSGKLLLEKREKQISSSIKP, translated from the exons ATGAATCTATTCAATGGGCGGTTATCCTTATACATTCTGACTTTCTTCTGTTGGATATCAATCATATCTGACCAGCCATTGACCTCGGCGACAAACTCCTCCTACTCCTCCGACTCATTCACCGTATTGGCTTCCTCGCGTGCTGTCGTCTCCGGCCAGTTGACCCCTGCTACGGTTGTAATTTCCCGTGTGACTGGAAAGATCACCGCCGTTTTTGAAACCGTCCTCCCGGCTACTGACTTTCCCGAGGGGATCTCATATACCGACTATTCCCCTTATGTCCTCCTCCCGGGGTTGATCGATACTCATGTGCACCTTAATCAACCGGGCCGTACAGAATGGGAGGGTTTCTATACCGGTACCCAAGCCGCCGCTTTTGGTGGGGTCACTACTGTTGTGGATATGCCCCTAAACGCCATCCCACCTACCACGACAGTTGCGAATCTGAAAGAAAAAGTTGCAGCAGCCCAGGGCAAGTGCTGGGTGGACGCTGGCTTTTTTGGTGGTGTGATTCCCGGCAATTCTCATGAACTCAAAGCCCTTGTCCATGAAGGTGTGCGTGGCTTTAAAGGATTCCTAATTGATAGTGGG GTTGATGAATTCCCCGCTGTCAATGCGAGCGACATCAAAAAGGCCATGGCTGAATTGGCCGACGAACCCACGACGCTCATGTTCCACGCGGAAAAGGAACCCCACGACGAACCCCCTCCACCAACCGGACCCGTGGACCAGTACTGGACTTACCTGGCATCCCGCCCGTCGACCTACGAGACCGGCGCCATTGCAGAAGTCTTGTCCCTGGCCCACCTAGCGCCCCAGCTCGCCCTGCATATCGTCCACCTTTCCGCCATGGAGGCCATTCCGATGTTACGCAAAGCGCGCGCACAAGGCGTGCCAATTACTGCAGAGACCTGCTTCCATTATCTCTCCTTAGCTGCCGAACAGATCCGCGCCGGCGACACCCGGTACAAATGCAGCCCGCCCATCCGCTCCCAAGAGAACCAGGATGCCCTGTGGGCCGAGCTAGCGCGATACCCCGACGACGGCGTGATCCAGACCGTCGTCTCGGACCATTCGCCCTGTACGCCGGAGCTGAAGCTCCTCCCGCAGCACATCCCTCCTTATACATATGCTTCATCCGATTCCCACAACGGCAGCTTCCTCACGGCCTGGGGAGGTGTCTCGTCCGTCGGTATGGGACTCCCGATCTTGTGGACCGAATTCAGCCGCAGGGATGACCTGTCCTCTGCGCCTGAGGGCGAGAGTGCGAACCGTGCCCTCCAGGATATCGTCCGACTCTGCTGTATGAATACCGCGGCCCAGGTTGGtttggagaagcagaagggtGACCTGGCCGTCGGAATGGACGCGGATATCTGCGTCTTCGACGACAAGGCCGAGTGGGTTGTCGAGCCATCTACCATGCTGTTCCGGAACAAGGTCTCGCCTTATCAAGGCCAGAAACTGAGGGGTGTTGTTCGCGAGACTTGGCTCCGGGGTCAGCGGATATTCACCCGTGCTGCTGGATTCAGCGAGAACAAGCCGTCGGGGAAACTCCTCCTGGAGAAACGGGAGAAACAGATTTCCTCATCTATTAAGCCTTGA
- a CDS encoding uncharacterized protein (SECRETED:SignalP(1-19)): MRFSLFTLPAALFAAVASGHTVDCWGKGLNAPVEGVDYVIELMDKVALGKLSHLPHKSDGKWLYTKPGECRELACLKEAQVRWCNTGGLGHQLMMQNIVDAVKVLRRECSAVVNGVDTAGGVLYQPDNWNIILQQEDKCKDKK; the protein is encoded by the exons ATGcgtttctctctcttcaccctccccgCGGCTCTGTTCGCTGCCGTGGCCTCCGGT CACACCGTCGACTGCTGGGGAAAGGGCCTCAACGCCCCCGTCGAAGGCGTGGACTACGTAATCGAACTCATGGACAAGGTCGCCCTGGGCAAGCTTAGCCACCTCCCCCACAAGTCCGACGGCAAATGGCTGTACACCAAACCCGGCGAGTGCAGGGAGCTGGCCTGCCTCAAGGAAGCCCAGGTCCGCTGGTGCAACACT GGCGGCCTCGGTCACCAGCTCATGATGCAGAAcattgtcgatgctgtcaaGGTTCTTCGCCGCGAATGCTCCGCGGTTGTCAACGGCGTCGACACTGCTGGCGGTGTCCTCTACCAGCCTGACAACTGGAATatcatcctgcagcaggaggaCAAGTGCAAGGACAAGAAATAG